The DNA sequence AAAGTTAGTATAAAGCTTAAAGAATTTATAAGAAAGTTTGTTAAGATAGACTTTAACTTATTTCTGATATTAagttagaagtgagttttaagtttaactcaatctTATAATACTGATTATAAGATTacatcaaattatatattataaattaaccTTATCTTTAACTTCTAAGGCTTTAGAATCAGATGTTCAAAACTGGTAATGAGAATGTGGAAATTTGTACCTGTCCTTCTCACCATATCACCATGCCACAGTGATGCAGAAGTTTGGGGTTTATATATTCATGTAAATCAATTTTCTTTCACACTTTATCGTAAGATAATTCGTGTTATAACTACAAGACCGTGTTTCGACCAGTTGAAAGAACACACCATAACTAATTATATGTAGACATATGTTGTGCTTTTAAGttgtttttaaagttaattacttttaattaaggTGGTTAATTACGGTGTCTATATAGggtatgattttttaaataacttttatatagtAAGTaaataaagtagtaagaaataatatatatatatatatatatatatattttactttttcttttcaattaaacaatttttatgtcCTCCATTTTcacgtttttttttcttcttttattttccgacctatccttttcttcttctatcaaacaaaacataacattgatattttttaaacataaaattttccaaaattacGATTGGGTAAGAGACGGgtttctaattttaaatgacAATTACTTGGCTCAGTATCCTGTTCCGCGAATGAACTAGATTACGTTGAAaagagttttctttttttataataaatttagtttgtTTATCTTTCATGAAGTATAATgtttcattataaattttatatggtttttaatattttgtatttatttaatatttctttattttaataagattttatGTGATGATAAATGATTGATAAATTTTGtctaaatatcaaaatttataatgagCTTATTTGAAAAAGAGTTtcccataataaataaaattaatttatgtatatgttAAATTTAGATTTGGATgtaagaaaaaatagtttttcttttttgagaaaagaaatataaagttGAAAGAAAAACGTTTTTAGgaaataatcataaatttcaaaattttaaatttacgaAAATGTCCTGCTTTTTAGAAAAATCTTTATGCTGAATTATAGTCAATATTGCAGCATGCCAGCATCCAACTTACTTTTcataaaatcatcttaaattGGAGAAACAAGTTTTTCCAAACAAATAGTTTAGTAGCATAGAAATGgcctaaaaataaaatgtatagaAAAACTCAATACACTAAAATTTGATGGAGcaagaaatgattaaaaaaacatgGACATATTTCTTCagaattttggaagaaaatAAACATTGGATATCTGACCatcaataatcaattatttagatttacaaattgattaaaaaacatattctgtaatatctttaaaaatttaataataatttgaaactGCCATGCacaattattatcaattatataaaaagtgaCTGCTTAGGAAACCGGTTGTGAACATTAATGGTGAAACAATCGAAGaggataattcatttatatgaaaaatttaaacttctttaaaaaaatgtttgataaaaagattaaaagaaaattgaaattaagaaattttaaaaaatcatttcaaataaccaaagaaagtaaaattaaataaaaaaggaaatcaaACAGTTTATGGTGAAAATGATTTTATCaatcaacattaattttttaatttttaaaggtTTAAGAAGACTACTCTATTTCACTCTTTCTCATTGAATCTATCCTATATTTTACctgtttcatttttataatataccTTTTGTCACCAAATTTATCggtgaaaattattaaaaaaatacaatacgTTTTGGGAGAAATCTGATGAAGAGATGATTTCCTAACTCAACCGAAAGACACGCAGGATATTCTTAATGAGAAAAAAGAAGTCAAATTCACTGAATTAATTACCAACATTTTGGTTACTACAagaatttgtatttaattaaagaaaattggactctaaacaaatatttttctagtGTGAAAATTCAATGTTGTGAAATTGAAGTTGATTGTTGTTAATTCTAAACCTTATGTATGGTTATTTGAAGTTAAGTTAGCTGTAATGTATGGGTAAGTGGGTGGATTTGAACGTTGGGTGGTAGTAGTGTTATAAAGATTGTAAAACATAGGATGTAAAGTTGAAGGCAATGGCCTTTTGGCCCTATTTAATTTGTACTAGGTATTAAAAGCTAGGCAAGTGGTAGCTCTAGTCTCTTTCTATGTGGCAGTTGCAATGTGTTATAAGACATGTTATTTGGATGAAGAGGACCAACTCTACTGAAGTGAGACATGACCACAAGTGTGCTTAAACCTCTTCAAAATATTGTCGGCATGATTTTTTCTCTTACAGAAAATCGATGGAGAATGTGTAcactttttcctttctttgaatCAGCCCTTAGTGCCCGCTCGCACATGTTATCCTTTCTGGTTTATTGCTGCTTTCATCACAATAGGACCTTATTAACCCAATGCTATATATATACCTTTTCTTCCACTTCTTTCTCCATAATTAAAAACGTCGTGTTCTTCCCTTTTGTATGCAACTTATTAATACAGGCTAACATACTAGAGTTCTTATCTCTCAGATCTTGAAATTAATTGTAAAGATATTATACTCTCTTTGAGAAAACATTTTGTGCCTAAAACATGAAAGAGTCTAACCTAATTAgaccatatttattttttatactaaaatttgcAACCATGTAGGTAAAGAAGCACAAATAATTTGAGCCAATATGTAAGAGTCAATCTTAAGAGGGGTTTGGTAAACAATTCTGATTAGTCAGATTAAGATATAATTTGTCTTCAGTTAATTAATATTCTCTTAGGATGTTATAGTATTATGGTGAAGATTCTTGATtagaaaaagattaatttatagtatataaataaacgTAAATCtcatttaaccattttttttattaaacttaaagtcaactttttaaatatgatattagaATCATTGAAACTTATGTTAATAAGATTTATTGTTTGTTAAACGTATTTTATTACTCGTTGTTGAATTTATAAGTTTCTTTTGATGATAAGagaaatttttgttatttgagACTCTGAAAGTGAACTAAGTATAATCAATTGATTAAAGCCTACATTATaagaacatatttaaataataactaattttaatgataaaaataaatatttactataaagaccaatttaaataataatctataagttaaaaattaatggtaattataattatttacattataaataaaaaattataattaatttattaattgatGTGTAAATTAATCACAATATTAACTAAGGTTCtttatttacataataaaaCTCTTTCGTAACTTTTTCTTTGTTcccatatattttaattaaaacattatatacACATAAAAGACCATTAACTCATTGATAAaatattcaacatttttattacTAAACTCACATTACAGTAAACTCGTAAGCCTGTAGTATTGagttctttttcttcattttttgtaattatcGTCTTTGATCCTTGTGgtccaaaatattttacaagttttgagtttttggacagattataaaattaatattcacTTTGAAAGTTTGtagtttctttcttttatttctataattattgtTAAGAATCACATTGAGAAAATTGAGATCCGTCATATAATGAACTGAAGTACACGTATTAAATTTATTGGAGTAACGAATAAAGTTGTGTAATATAGCATGTGTTCACTTGagtgatttcccaccttgtaaTTTCACTGTAACAATTTGGCATATATCTTCTCGAAAGACTGTCTAGTTTTGACTAGCAGACTTCATCTGGAGGTACAATTAGTTTGAAGTCAAAATCTTATGCAAAATATAGAACTGTCatcttgttttttgttttacgAAATGAATACGTCGATTGtccttcattattttctttcctaGTTTTCCCTTTTGTTTCATGCTTACTCCTAATTGAACAAGATTATTACTAGTTCTGCTCTTCAGATTAGTTTCTATAATTTGACCattaactaaatataatttttgtctgGCATGCTAAAAGAAAAGAACATCATGGAGCGCATCTGATTTTACTAGGGTTGGATCTTTTGGTCGCATGAAACATTTAGAACATGGTAGTACGTGTTGTTGCTTGGGCTTCAGAAAGCAAATGGATAGGGTAGGTAAATTTGAACCACTTCACTCGGGCATCTGTCCTATTATTTAATGCTTCACTGTCAACTTTTAGACAAATTTATACAATGGAAAATGATgcatgataataatattatcaaggttaaaaaatatattgtttcttttatatttattttcattgtttacttattattaaatattgtgatattttatctttcaaacTTTGTTTTATGTtggttgaaaatatttttattagatatattAGTCAGACTCATTAATAATGAGGTATGagttatcatgttttaaagttttgttttttaatgccatttaacttttttcatttctattttaaacGATAATTTCAACTTATAATTTGTATTTCTAACAATTTGAAATTTGCCAacgtaatattatttttcttattaatattattttatttgtttattataaaataaaaaaattcaagattATGATCTTATTATGTTGTACGTGAAGAAACCTTTCCGCGTTTTCATTCACAGACATAGGcaataaaatgttttcttttaccCAATCAAGCTATTCTTCCACTTGATTCTCTTTTCTTCCCTTAACTCCAGTATTCCTTTTTAGCACAACAAACCAAAGCTTTCCATTCAATGGGtttcaaaattatttgtaaCAGCGTTGAAGCCAGTCATTTCACACTCACACGCTCGCATACACGTAACTTCTAACTTACTGatgtttcaaaatgaaaatactagaaaaaaaaaaaaatcaatacaacGTTGTTCGAATTGTTGATATGATTGCTTTAACCAGATCGTGAGTGTTTGTCAGTACAATACGAGAACGGACGAACCAATTGAATCTGTGTGGGGTTGGAGATAAAGTGACTAAAGAAATTACCTTTTGGAAACGAGGCATCAATGGGGAAAAAAATTAGCTTGGATTTCCATTTCCAATTCTGGAGCAAGAATTTGGAGGAAAGCGTGAAGGGGATTGTGCATAAGACGTTTAAAGGTTAGGGCTTTCATATACTTTAGGtcacatttcaatttcttaatattattttttttctggttACTATAAAATTTAGAGTTCGAGGCTTAATTTCATCTTACCCATCAATAAGCTACACTAAAAGTAGAATGTGAAAGATTTGAGTGGTATatgtaaatgttttttctttcactgAAAAACCTAAAAAGTCTCTCATGGTCTAAAAGTTGAAGTTATGAATCAAGAGATAATTAACATAGgtaaaaatagtttcaaaacaATTATGAAAAGATCGCACGATTTTTTATAGGAATTGAGTAAGTAAAGCACTGTATATTTAGTATAGAAAGTGATAGTGATTATCTGAAAGAAAGGGCACTTGGTAGTAGTGGGTGTTCCAGCTATGAGGGCCTGGATTAAGATGATGAGACATACAGAAAGGTACGTTAGAGATGTAGTGAAATATACATATTTTGGGAAAAAAGAAGCGATATTGGTGCTAAGAGTTCTCTTGGTCAATATTTGCTTAACACGAGTTCACTAGTGTCGTACCAGGGAACTCACTCTGCTGTTGCAGCATTTATATCTCATTTCTTCTTCCTGTCAAAATCATGCAGTGTTGAACATGACAGATCCTTAGGAACGCTAGAAGTAAAGTTCACTACGATTAAACCATATAGCtacacataatatatataaagttcCTTGCTATAACTACACCATTTTAACATGTAAAGaataaatgtaatatttctTGTCCTTGCATATGCACCAAGAACGGAAAAAATATAAACCATTTTTTCTAAGTATATTACTTTTAAGacaactaatttctaaaagtaGGGGAATGTACAACTAGGGTTGCACCAGAATTATTTAGTACAACCTCATGATTAGACACAATTCTTGtactgaaaaattatttaacttcaTTAATATCTGCATCCatcaaaacaacaacaataagatggttaaatttataatttgtcaTAGTGAAATAGAAATTTAcaattagagtttttttttttaacaaaatacaattaaaatatttcaataaacgtgtttcataatttatttgGCATGAATCATGATCAATTTAGCTCTGTTGCGTACTATTGCAGTCTTAATTGTTAGGTTAAACTTGTAATGTAGTGTTTGGCATGTTCTTGATATGAAATAAAGTTGTTGTATGTTTTTATcgtatcattattttattcaaatttgtgAAATGCACAGATTTCATctctctagttttttttttttttttcagatgcAATATATAGTAATAGAAAGATAAGCACCTCCATGTCCTTGTTTTCAAAACtgaatatattttgtttatgtagtcaatgcagttttttttttttttcttaatcaatgCAACTACTCTAAGAGATTGAGAATTGGAATGAAAAAGTGAGATAATTTTCAATATGcacttaaaaagtaaaaatagcTTTACAAAGCTAGTGACCAAGAACCATGAGAGGCTGGGGAGTTACTAGTGTAGGTAAAACTTGGCGAAAATGTAAACCAAAAGACATTGGCTTACTGTTATGTTCACTTTGTCTATATATGTCTCAACAAAACTAtctgtttattattttagtccTGGACACCGAATGTTGTTGGAAGTTTAATCAATGCAAAACTTTCAAAAGTAAAATGTTAGAAACAAATGCATAACCTATGAACCAGTTTTTCATTAGTATAATATACCACATTgtttattgattttgttttccttAGGTACAAATGTTTGAGTTTCATCCCATTATTTTCAATTCTTCTTTATAGATATAACGTATATGTATAAATGTGCTCAACCAttacaacttcatttttttatcaaataagtaTTTGTTTTCAAACTATGATAAATTCCCCCAAACATTTGTACCTaaggaaaacaaaatcaataaacAAGAAGCATCAGACAGTAAAGAATGTCTCAGTTGGATTGTTGGGATGGAAATActaaattttccttttttataaatgttcaCCACTTttattcacacacacacacaaaaaaaaaatcatctccACTTTAATATCTTatgaaatgaaagaagaaaaacaataaaaaaaatcaattagtCTTTTATTCCCCTTTTCCTTCTAAAATTTGTCTCTTCAACATATTAGAATGCATTAAATTCAACCAACGTCTTATTGCAAATGCTCAAACGAGGGATTGGTTCTGTGAAATGCTTTTAGCACCGGTGAATGCCAAAACAAAAACCAGTCATCAATATTTATATCCGTAGCATTTGACAATCATAAATCTTATTTCTGTAGGTTAATTTAGAAAGATTCAGTTTGACTTAAAATTTCTTTGTTtctgttattgttattttatattaattgctGGAGTTTACCCTTTGATCTTAATTAGTAgtgattttaactttttgatTCATAAGAAAAATTTCTTCCAAAAATTAGCTATAAGAAGAAGAGCTGTAAaggtttttaactttaattgttGGTATATAAGGTTCGAGAGAAAAGTGTTCAGGTCACAAATCAACTTGTCACTAGTCACAGTCTGTGCAGTAATATGCATAGCAGTAAATGATACTAGGAATCAACACAAACACTTTTATTTATGTATCAATCTTATACTTTTCTGTCAGTAAAATCAACCTGATTCGCTGTTTTTAAGTTAAACAGAAAACTTTGACCATTGGTTTTATAGAGGTTTTGGAAATGAGATGCATTTATATAATATACAGGATTTAATTCCCGTAAAAACGATGAAATATATGGTGGGAAAGTAACGATATGTATGtcactaaattaatttaaatcaaggttaaacatatatgtatatatataccttgCCATTGATCAAGATTGCAAGAAACCCTACATTAGCAGAACAAGCGAAAACAAGCACCTAAGATAGCGAGCCTGCATAGAAACTTCGAATTTAAGATTAATTAGTAGGTCAGTAATACCTTATATTGGTGTAACCCTTGATATGCTTTCATTTCACAATTCCTTACATAATTAGGGCCTCTGGTCGTAGAGCCCTCCATTGTGTTTGTCatcaaaatatgtaaaattccAAATGGATATCCTGTCAAAATGGAGAAGCTAACTCAGATTGAACATTTAACATTCTGTATCTTACTTATGATCACGAACAGAATCACATCATCTGTTTCTTTTTCCATAAATCCATCTCATATTTGGCTTTAGGTTAAAGAACATATTATTCCATATATAGAATCAATTTAACTTACTTGTCAATAACTTGCTTACATAATCAACCGCTAAACAGCTAAGTTTGTTAACCCTGTAAGCTATCAAAGTTAAAGCTGTAGAATAGTGACAAGGTTCAAAATACAACAAAGAAAGTTATCTCTTGTAACAAGAATACTGAGCATGATACCAGTTTGTATGAAGGTGTAGAACTAGAATTACATAGGATTTCCACCAACCTGGGCGCATATCTTCAAGTGATTATGTCATGTGCATTTAACTTAGATAGATGTCATAAGTTCAAAACGCGGTAACAACTTCTGATACATCAAATTGCACAGGATATCAAAACCTTGAGAAACTGTAAGAGATCATTAggtcataaaatattttacaccatCAGACTTCTAAGAAATTATGTTCGCAATGGTATTGAACATTCATGCTCCATCTGAACATTGGTAATATGCTGATTCAAGTTCCATTTCATGTAGAACCTAATATAATGAGGAGGCATGGCATTGAAAATGAAACAGAAACAGAAACTGCATACAGTACAAGTGAGTATTGCCGTTGCAGTATAAATTGTGTACACAGTGATAACAATTTGACTGCATGTATCCCTAAGCCCTAAGCATTCCATTTTGTTCTTGTTCAGAAACTTAATAgcaaataattactaaaatatggAAGGCCGTATGGAAACATCTTGGCAGCCAAAAGGATTCTACCAATTTATATATGTCCTCTGAAATAAGATCCGAAGATCCATGCCTTTGAATACGAGAAACTTGGCATGAAAAAGTTATGGATAAAGTTATGATCATGTTCATCATCAGAAGGCTTAAATTTGAAGAATGTATGAATACTTCAACAGTGCTTATGCAACATTGATACATAATTAGTACCCAGTGTTTCTTGCCCATAGTTTTACATTCAGATGTGTAAGGGTTTAAACATAAACTTTTCAATAGTTTTTTACCaaattaaccaaaaaaaaaaaggtcagCATTGTTCTGTGGTTATAAAATCAACATAATTACACACCAAACCCTCCGTTTTAACTAATGATATTTATGTTCATCGAGTTTGCTTCAGAGAAACTACAAAAATAGGAAGCTTTTAACTTGAGATTTCCACTTTGAAATTAAATTCAGTTTGAAAAAACAGCATGCCTAGTGATATTCTCTGTATGATGCTCACAGAGCTTTTGTGAAATACGTGGTTGACTTCTGGTTAGCCTTGCTTGAATCCGTGAAGCTGAAAGAGTTAATATAAATTAGCAAATCCCCAACATCTATAAGGCTAACTGCAGACAAAAGCTGAAATTTCGTAGTTTTTTCCTGATCCATGTAAGCCCTTCCGCCCAAAGTACATAATTTCTTTTCACCATTAAGGACTAACCAATAacatagaaaaagaaagtaaaagcaTAAAGCTGCTAGCGAGTGACTTCATGACTTTTGATAATACTTGTTCAatcaaactttaaatattagACAGATATAATACACGCAGGACGCAGCAAACCTGTATGCGAACTTTCACTTGCCATTGGCTGCTTATCAGCAAGAATCAGTACAAACATTGTAAAATGGGAATATAGGGCAGAAAAAAGTTGCTGATAGAGAGAAGAAACACAGAACTATGAGATGATGATTACAAGGCAAAGCACACTCGAGGATTTCATTCTGATCAGATTTTACCGAAAACTAGCACAGTTGTGTGGACTCTGATTGATGCACTCCTCCCAAGAATTTCCAAAGTTTTGAATGAAGCTCTACAAATCTGGACGCAGAAATCACTAAACTCCATCACAAGTTCAAAAGCTCCGGCGGTGATTTtaaaagaagaattaaaaatttaaaacttaccACTGGTTCATGAAACATGTAGATAGGTTCATGGTTCCTATTGCACAAAAGTTGGAGCATCCAGTAAAGGCCCCATTAGTGTCCCAGTCTGGAGTGGAATAGGGTAGCAAGGGGCACACATTGTTGTTGAAACTTGCATCCCTAGGGATCACAAGGTTTTGgctttggttttggttttggttttggtgaTGAGAAGCTAACATAGTTGACGGCTTCATGTTCCTTTTAATCATAATAGATTCTTCAATGACGTCAAATCCATCTCTGGGTGCTTCATTATGAATGAGAAAAGGGTTATATGGCTGAACCCATCTCGCCAAAGCTTCAGGTTCGGGCAGAATGGAAGACCTGAATTGGTGCAGCATTTGAGTGTTTGCAGTTACAGGGCACCTTTCATCAAAGTCTTGCTGCACCCTTCTAGTGCTACACATTTTGTAGCAAGTTCTTTCTCTTGCTCTTGCTCTTGCCCTTTCCCTTGACTCCTTTTTGGTCTGAACACAAGCATCATCCTTCTGTGCCGATTTTGACTTCCTCCCTTTGGAACCATCACCCCCACTACCCGCCAATGATTTGTTGTTATTTGAATCCACAGAAGCGTCGCGGGAACACTTGTCACCCCCACTAATACTGCCGCTATGCTTACTTTGGGCTAGTTCTTTGATCGCATTCTCAGACTTTGTGAAAAGCCACTCAAGGGTGTTACTTGGTTTGTCAAACTCTAACATGTCCTGAAGATCAAAGAACTTGCGGGCTATTTCGCTTGATAATCTCACCCTGCGATCCCTCAAACCCTGAGATGTGTGAATCTTACTGTGCCTGTCTTTCTTTGCTATGGCTGGTTTCTGGGTCAGAAAATTGGACATGCTACCATTGTGGGAACCGTAGTTAGTGTTTGCATCCTGTTCAAGAATGGCAGTGCAGTCAGCAACTGCAAAATTGGCAACAGTCTCTTCAGGGAATGGAGGATCATGGGTGATGGGTGTGAAGGGAACAAGAAGAGGGTCATCAAAAAGGGTGTTGCTTGCAAAATCATTTTCAGGATCAATGAGAAAAGGAAGGATAGGGTAAGAAGAAGAAGGGAAGTTTGGAAAAAGGTTGGAGTCATATGTGGAAGAGAACATCTGCAGATTGGAACCAATTTCAGTGGGTGAAAACCCTAGCTATTGTGCAACGAGTAAAAAGATCACAATTATAACACAGAGGTAGCTTCTCTGCTCCTACTTAACGGTCCAAGTACAGTCCTACTACTCTTATATAATCATTTTCTGAGATTCCCTATCTCTATCTTTGAAAGGAGACTAGCCACTAGTGCTTAGTACTATCATGACCattaaaaacttattatttatttatttttataatgacaaCTTTGTGTTGTTGATGAAAATGAGGACAACGGAAAGGGAGATTTAGTTTACGCCAATCAAGTACTTTGATCAtagtttcatttattttgtgAATACAACTATATTATTACCAATCTGGGTTAGGGCAGACGGAGAAAATATGGCTCTGCCATCACAACAGCACATCGATCAGAAGGGACACAAATAATTTCTTGGTTTGTGCCATATTAAAGAAACATCCTCTTCGCCAACTGTTCATGTAAACAATGTCTTAAGTTTGCATCTTATAAACAAATCAGCAAAAAACAACTCTTTACACTGAGTACTCGTAAAATGCCAGTATGGATGTTTTATATTAAGGTCATGATAGCCCAAAAATAACACCACATTAAACATTGTCGACACTGTTGCAGAAAAAATTAAGTTACAAACACAACATAAAAGATAGCAAAGAATGGGGTGGTATGTGGAAAaacttgaagaagaaaaagtggTTGATTGAGGTTTTAAGTGTAGTTTTGAAAAAAGTGAATATAGCCCTAACATTGTGGATCTAATTTTGATGGGTTTTATCCGAAAGGTAATGAAGTTGAACCGTACAGGAAGTGTAAAGGTAGGTGAGAGGTTGTAATAGCTTCTCAGCTGTTTCTTCCGTAAAAACTCATCCGCAAATATACAAACTCGTCA is a window from the Vigna unguiculata cultivar IT97K-499-35 chromosome 7, ASM411807v1, whole genome shotgun sequence genome containing:
- the LOC114189487 gene encoding transcription factor DICHOTOMA-like — its product is MFSSTYDSNLFPNFPSSSYPILPFLIDPENDFASNTLFDDPLLVPFTPITHDPPFPEETVANFAVADCTAILEQDANTNYGSHNGSMSNFLTQKPAIAKKDRHSKIHTSQGLRDRRVRLSSEIARKFFDLQDMLEFDKPSNTLEWLFTKSENAIKELAQSKHSGSISGGDKCSRDASVDSNNNKSLAGSGGDGSKGRKSKSAQKDDACVQTKKESRERARARARERTCYKMCSTRRVQQDFDERCPVTANTQMLHQFRSSILPEPEALARWVQPYNPFLIHNEAPRDGFDVIEESIMIKRNMKPSTMLASHHQNQNQNQSQNLVIPRDASFNNNVCPLLPYSTPDWDTNGAFTGCSNFCAIGTMNLSTCFMNQ